The window AGTGGATGCTCGTCTTCCTTCCCAGTTTTTAGAAGAGTTACCAAAAGAATTTTTGGAAGGGGAATTGACCGAAAATAGATTTGGCGTGAGAAGACCCGAAGCCACTCCAAGAGCGGAACGATTTCAAAAATCAGAAGAAAAGTTTGAGTCTGTGCTTGCAAAATCGGGTGATGGTGAGTTCCAGATAGGGACAAAAGTCAGACATAAAGTATACGGAGAAGGGCGTATATTGAGCATTTCTGGTTCTGGTGACAATCGAAAGGTAGAAGTTCGATTTGGTTCTCATTTGGATAAAAAATTCTTATTGGCATATACACCATTAGAGATAATATCATAAGGAATTAGGGGTAAGGGCATGAATCTATTTTTTAAGATCTTTTTAATATTCAGTTGTAGTGTAAGTTTTATTTACTCTCAACAAAACGCTGGTTTGGCGGAAGAGTTCACTAAACTCGAAGATCATCTTAGGAACCCAAAACTTACGGAAGAACAAAAGAAAAAAAATTTTGAATCTAATATGGTAAGTTCTGTTCGAAGCACTTTGTCCAAACGTTTTGCCAATCCTAAAAAGGAATTAAAAGAATTAAAATTTCAAGACCTGCAAACTGAACGTCGTGAAGGGACAAATTCTTTTTATGTAAAATATAAAAACTATTATTTTCAGTATCTGTTTCCTGTTGATCCCGAAACCTATGTAACTTCTCCTTCAGAAGAAATTGTTTTGGAAAAACCAGAAGGTTTGGATTTAGGCTCAAACGCACATAAAGAAGAAAAAAAGAATTAAGAATTCCTTATTAAAGGACGGAATGGAAGAACAAGATTTTCAGGAAGTATGGCGATGGGTCCTTTCAGTAGGAGATTCCATCTTAAACATTTACAAAACTGATTTTTTAATCCGTGATAAAGGTGGCAATGATCCTGTTACGGAAGCTGATTTGTTTGCGAGTGAGTTCTTATTTGAAAAAATTTCGAATCGATTTCCTGGACATGGATTTTTATCAGAAGAAAAATTGGATTCAAGTTTTCGTTTGGATAAAGAATGGGTTTGGATTTTAGACCCCATTGATGGCACAAGGGAATTCGTCAAAAAAAATGATCAATTTGCATTGAGTTTGGGTTTAGTTCGGAACGGAGAGGCGATTTGGGGGATTATTTTTAACCCTGCAACCGGTGAGTTTTTTTCTAAAGGGAAACATAGTTTTTTTGCCAAACTGCAAGCACCATTCGCAACCGACGAAAACTTTCGAACCCTAGTTGTCGAAAGTAGTTCCGTTTTACATCCGTTAGAAGAAGAAAAAGAACTAAAACAAAAACCGGTATTACTTGTTTCGTTTTCGGAAATGAAAGAAGGGTTATTTAGTGATCCTTTTTGGAAGGAAGATTTTGAAATTCGATCCATGGGTAGCATTGCTTACAAATTAGGACTTTTATCTGCAGGCTTCATTGATCTAATCGTTTCGTTAAAACCTAAAAATGAATGGGATATTTGTGGTGGGATCGCTCTACTCGATGAGGATCATTTTACTTTTTTTCCGTTAAAAGATAAATCGTATTCCTTTAACCAAAAAACCACACTATCCTTTGGACTGGTCGCTGGGAAAAAAAAGGCAGTGGAATACCTTTTCTCTAAAATTGATTTGCACCAACTATCGCTTAAGGTAAAGGAACGATGGTAAAAACATATAAAATTGGTGTGGATGCCAGGCCTCTTTCCACCCGAGTATCTGGAGTTGGTCGTCTCATTGCAGAGACATTAAAAGCATTCCCGAACAAAGAGAAGTATGAGTTTTTACTGTTTTCACATTTGCCAATTCACCCAGATCATAAGGCTGTATTAGAGTTACCGAATGTTCGTTGGGTGAATGGGGGTGGAGTTTTAAAATGGAAAGGTGGATTGTATTATAACCTATATATTCCATTTTACTTATTCATTCATCGATTGGATTTGTTTTGGGGCTCACAACAAGTATTGCCACCTTTTTTACCTGGCGATTTAAAAGCCGTACTTACGTATTGTGATTTGGTTTTATATTTATATCCGAATACCATGCGTTGGATTGCAAAAATCCAACAAAGAATGTTTCAACGGTATTCTGTTATGCGGTCTAGTTTTATTTTGTCCATTTCGAAACAAACAAGTGATGATATGTGCAAAAAATTTGGATATCCTGTTGAACAAACAGGAGTGGCCTATCCTGGTGTGAATCCACAAGAGATGACAAGGCTTTTGGACACTCCGATTTCGAACCGTGTGAAAGATTTGGGAACAGGGTATCTATTGTCTGTCTCTACCATTGAGCCTAGGAAAAACTATCCGTTTTTATTGGAAGCATATCGAGAGTATCGAAAAAGAAACCCACATCACTACAGACCTTGGGTCATTGTCGGAAAAATTGGTTGGGAATCACCCGAATTCATTGAGGAACTCATCCAAGAAAGAACCCTTTACAAAGATATTTTTTTATTGGATTCTGTTTCCGATTCTGAACTCCAACATGTTTACAAACGAGCAGGTTTATTTGTTTTCGCGAGTAAGTATGAAGGATTTGGGATTCCGATGGTGGAAGCCTTGTTTCATAAGATTCCTTGTATTGTTTCCGACATTCCTACCTTCCATGAAATTGGAAAAGACGGAGTG of the Leptospira biflexa serovar Patoc strain 'Patoc 1 (Paris)' genome contains:
- a CDS encoding glycosyltransferase family 4 protein, producing MVKTYKIGVDARPLSTRVSGVGRLIAETLKAFPNKEKYEFLLFSHLPIHPDHKAVLELPNVRWVNGGGVLKWKGGLYYNLYIPFYLFIHRLDLFWGSQQVLPPFLPGDLKAVLTYCDLVLYLYPNTMRWIAKIQQRMFQRYSVMRSSFILSISKQTSDDMCKKFGYPVEQTGVAYPGVNPQEMTRLLDTPISNRVKDLGTGYLLSVSTIEPRKNYPFLLEAYREYRKRNPHHYRPWVIVGKIGWESPEFIEELIQERTLYKDIFLLDSVSDSELQHVYKRAGLFVFASKYEGFGIPMVEALFHKIPCIVSDIPTFHEIGKDGVIYLPIGTKEDAKGWALAIDSFFQNPMPMDVSIETFRWENAAQITEGVFKKVLEEGE
- a CDS encoding LIC11625 family surface-exposed protein, with protein sequence MNLFFKIFLIFSCSVSFIYSQQNAGLAEEFTKLEDHLRNPKLTEEQKKKNFESNMVSSVRSTLSKRFANPKKELKELKFQDLQTERREGTNSFYVKYKNYYFQYLFPVDPETYVTSPSEEIVLEKPEGLDLGSNAHKEEKKN
- a CDS encoding 3'(2'),5'-bisphosphate nucleotidase CysQ, with amino-acid sequence MEEQDFQEVWRWVLSVGDSILNIYKTDFLIRDKGGNDPVTEADLFASEFLFEKISNRFPGHGFLSEEKLDSSFRLDKEWVWILDPIDGTREFVKKNDQFALSLGLVRNGEAIWGIIFNPATGEFFSKGKHSFFAKLQAPFATDENFRTLVVESSSVLHPLEEEKELKQKPVLLVSFSEMKEGLFSDPFWKEDFEIRSMGSIAYKLGLLSAGFIDLIVSLKPKNEWDICGGIALLDEDHFTFFPLKDKSYSFNQKTTLSFGLVAGKKKAVEYLFSKIDLHQLSLKVKERW